A portion of the Oxynema aestuarii AP17 genome contains these proteins:
- a CDS encoding DUF5357 family protein — MNFLGTVIDYLAKELKPPQPFSWQTLILLSLFSAAMAYVATLVPSPTSFVHNFIKFCGWFFLILGAIWWQLEKPLKLFGLKIGWWAIAIPIDVLIFTHINYSFKSLPFISLPILAGFLSLIRIFFRRTFYPTFPPPELRLSATIIFLVHVLISCWIQFYFVLSDWSSDYPTLSSENLDRSSFVFDFRWVDRRRDRGEYAIETMEGFLKSNIQGKPWENVPQFMQNLEIRPGRLDLDEPVKGRMVQLPENSLWSFKANSVQTNAGYRLQLLAIWEGPRMEKEQFYFEKLCEISQNFVQPRSPDSPLPDLGRSRGNIECEPTIDLFYESPPSRLNMEGDRAPMENPPTPETEDSPPPRSTSEPIDT; from the coding sequence GTGAATTTCCTGGGTACAGTGATCGACTATTTAGCCAAGGAATTAAAACCCCCACAACCTTTTTCTTGGCAGACCTTGATTCTTTTAAGTTTATTTTCAGCCGCAATGGCATATGTCGCTACCCTCGTTCCTTCTCCGACCTCATTCGTTCATAATTTTATTAAATTTTGCGGTTGGTTTTTTCTGATTTTAGGGGCGATCTGGTGGCAACTGGAAAAACCTTTAAAATTATTTGGTTTAAAAATCGGTTGGTGGGCGATCGCTATTCCCATTGATGTTTTGATTTTCACCCATATTAATTATTCTTTTAAATCCCTACCTTTTATTAGTTTGCCGATTTTAGCCGGATTTTTGAGTCTGATTCGCATTTTTTTTAGACGAACTTTTTATCCTACCTTTCCGCCGCCGGAACTGCGCCTGTCCGCAACGATTATTTTTTTGGTTCACGTCTTGATAAGTTGCTGGATTCAATTTTATTTTGTTTTAAGTGATTGGTCTTCCGATTATCCGACTTTAAGTAGTGAAAATCTCGATCGCAGTTCCTTTGTTTTTGATTTTCGATGGGTCGATCGCCGACGAGACCGGGGGGAATACGCGATCGAGACAATGGAAGGGTTTTTAAAAAGTAATATTCAAGGGAAACCCTGGGAAAATGTACCCCAATTCATGCAAAATTTAGAAATCCGTCCGGGTAGACTAGATCTCGACGAACCCGTTAAAGGGAGAATGGTTCAACTCCCGGAAAATTCTTTATGGTCTTTTAAAGCAAATAGCGTTCAAACCAATGCGGGTTATCGATTGCAATTGCTAGCCATTTGGGAAGGACCGAGGATGGAAAAAGAACAATTTTATTTTGAGAAGTTGTGCGAAATTTCTCAAAATTTCGTGCAACCCCGATCGCCAGACAGTCCGTTACCCGATTTAGGGCGATCGCGCGGTAATATCGAATGCGAACCGACAATCGATTTATTTTACGAATCGCCTCCCTCGCGGTTAAATATGGAAGGCGATCGCGCGCCCATGGAGAATCCACCGACCCCAGAAACGGAAGATTCGCCGCCACCGCGATCGACCTCCGAACCGATCGATACCTAA
- the fraC gene encoding filament integrity protein FraC, producing MTDTLPFPTILFQSFFVMLAIAIESSVFHYRLNLSRKDSIEYAGCINLFATIFGWLMFFYTEALLPENLRLRLIEFVFFNRYFVEDLTPILAIVFFAFFSTFFVKVLGAKLINRMRHINEALTVDEQRETEEKFHKRKTESYITERRQALAILRGHSYSHTSILLILLLKDLTPLGR from the coding sequence GTGACCGATACCCTTCCGTTTCCTACGATTTTATTTCAAAGCTTCTTTGTTATGCTGGCGATCGCCATCGAATCTTCCGTATTTCACTATCGCTTAAATTTAAGTCGAAAAGACAGCATAGAATATGCAGGCTGCATTAACTTGTTTGCTACTATTTTTGGATGGTTGATGTTTTTTTATACCGAAGCGCTTTTACCAGAAAACCTCCGATTGAGATTGATCGAGTTCGTGTTCTTCAATCGTTATTTTGTCGAAGACTTAACCCCGATCTTGGCAATTGTTTTTTTCGCCTTCTTTTCGACCTTTTTTGTTAAAGTTTTAGGCGCAAAACTCATCAATCGAATGCGCCATATTAATGAAGCACTGACCGTAGACGAACAACGAGAAACAGAAGAAAAATTTCACAAACGTAAAACCGAAAGTTATATTACCGAACGCCGTCAAGCCCTCGCTATTTTAAGAGGTCATTCCTACAGTCATACTTCGATCTTACTCATTTTATTACTCAAAGACTTAACCCCGTTGGGAAGATAA
- a CDS encoding cob(I)yrinic acid a,c-diamide adenosyltransferase, whose product MTRTGIGIRTAAARSERIIGQIHVYDGAGKGKSQAALGVVLRSIGLGINTPQQSRVLLLRFLKGPERDYEEDAAIEALQRGFPHLIDQVRTGRAEFFSAEEITRFDRLEAQRGWDVAKGAIASGLYSVVVLDELNPVLDLGLLAVDDVVKTLLNKPEHLEIIATGRSAPPQLLEIADLHSEMKAHLHAMASERGITGIEIYTGSGKGKSTSALGKALQAIGKGIGQDRSHRVLIVQWLKGGSGYTEDAAISALQQSYPNLVDHQRCGADAIVWRNQQKEIDYVEAERGWEIARAAIASGLYKTIILDELNPTVDLELLPVEPIVEALLRKPKDTEVIITGRCQNIPPYFDLASVHSEVYCHKHYANQGVELKRGVDF is encoded by the coding sequence ATGACAAGGACTGGGATCGGGATTCGCACGGCAGCAGCCCGCAGCGAGCGCATTATCGGTCAAATACACGTTTATGACGGTGCGGGGAAAGGTAAGTCTCAAGCTGCCCTCGGGGTCGTCTTGCGCTCGATCGGATTGGGGATCAATACCCCCCAGCAAAGCCGGGTGCTGCTGTTGCGCTTTCTCAAAGGCCCCGAACGCGACTATGAGGAAGATGCGGCGATCGAAGCCCTACAACGAGGGTTTCCCCACCTGATCGACCAGGTTCGCACGGGTCGGGCGGAGTTTTTCAGTGCGGAGGAAATTACTCGCTTCGATCGCCTCGAAGCCCAGCGCGGTTGGGATGTGGCGAAAGGGGCGATCGCCTCGGGTTTATATTCCGTGGTCGTTTTGGACGAACTCAATCCGGTGTTGGATCTCGGCTTGTTGGCGGTGGACGACGTGGTTAAAACGTTGCTCAACAAGCCCGAACACCTCGAAATTATTGCGACCGGGCGATCGGCGCCGCCCCAATTGCTCGAAATTGCCGACTTGCACTCGGAAATGAAGGCCCACTTACATGCGATGGCGTCGGAACGGGGGATTACTGGAATCGAGATCTATACCGGATCGGGAAAAGGTAAGTCCACTAGCGCCCTGGGAAAAGCGCTACAGGCGATCGGAAAAGGGATCGGTCAAGATCGATCGCACCGGGTCTTGATCGTGCAGTGGCTTAAAGGCGGTAGCGGTTATACGGAAGATGCTGCGATCTCTGCGTTGCAGCAAAGTTATCCGAATTTGGTGGATCACCAGCGCTGCGGCGCCGATGCGATCGTCTGGCGCAACCAGCAAAAGGAAATCGATTACGTCGAAGCGGAACGGGGTTGGGAAATTGCCCGGGCGGCGATCGCCTCGGGACTGTACAAAACGATTATTCTCGACGAACTCAATCCCACGGTGGATTTGGAATTGCTTCCCGTCGAACCGATTGTCGAAGCGTTGCTACGCAAGCCCAAAGATACGGAAGTGATTATTACCGGGCGCTGTCAAAATATTCCGCCTTACTTCGACCTCGCCTCGGTCCATTCGGAAGTGTACTGCCACAAGCATTACGCCAATCAAGGGGTGGAACTCAAGCGCGGCGTGGATTTTTAA
- a CDS encoding glycosyltransferase family 4 protein — MFHFKADFTAFNSFSDITLSLAKHLTGLGIPVSLQRSEISAAFVAEDESNYATIAQLMKPEPYRRCQIKWSHYWPATAALQLDGELNFELFAINYHFTRDREPFDLWLQESIGNPYNKLAISQFCRDVLIQAGCNPERIFVLPLAFNPLLSELPFVAKPSENSGVKRILHCTSSADLYRFGTDLLLTAYCEEFYGDTQIELVLKEGQSQHCLLDRYIQMARDRFGTGMPRIRYIKRFLNKAELAQLYYSVDGFVAPFRGEGFAIKILDAFAAGLPVALPLYGGPTEYADRNNCYPIEYDLVPVGHCLDTQNLALRNAPHWAESKISSLRQQLRAIVEDSQRFERAQKARNRALQFSWSAAAQRLESLVKERL, encoded by the coding sequence ATGTTTCATTTTAAAGCTGATTTTACCGCCTTTAACTCCTTCTCCGATATTACTTTATCCCTGGCCAAACATTTAACAGGTCTGGGCATCCCCGTATCTTTACAAAGATCGGAAATTAGCGCGGCGTTTGTGGCAGAAGATGAATCGAATTATGCCACGATCGCCCAATTAATGAAACCCGAACCCTATCGGCGCTGTCAAATTAAATGGTCTCATTATTGGCCCGCCACTGCCGCCTTACAGCTCGACGGCGAACTCAATTTTGAACTATTTGCCATTAACTATCACTTCACCCGCGATCGCGAACCGTTCGATCTCTGGCTGCAAGAATCTATCGGTAATCCCTATAACAAACTCGCCATCAGTCAATTTTGTCGTGACGTTCTCATTCAAGCCGGATGCAATCCCGAGCGAATCTTTGTTTTACCTTTAGCCTTTAATCCCCTCCTTTCCGAACTTCCTTTCGTCGCCAAACCGTCGGAGAATAGCGGGGTTAAACGAATTTTGCATTGCACCTCCTCCGCCGATTTATATCGGTTCGGAACGGACTTACTGTTAACCGCTTATTGCGAGGAGTTTTACGGCGACACTCAGATCGAGCTAGTGCTTAAAGAAGGTCAATCTCAACATTGTTTGCTCGATCGCTACATTCAGATGGCGCGCGATCGCTTCGGAACGGGAATGCCTCGAATTCGCTATATTAAACGATTTCTAAATAAAGCCGAACTCGCTCAACTCTATTACTCCGTCGATGGATTTGTTGCTCCTTTTCGGGGCGAAGGATTCGCTATTAAAATTTTAGATGCGTTTGCGGCTGGATTGCCCGTCGCTTTACCACTTTATGGCGGTCCCACGGAATATGCAGATCGCAACAATTGCTATCCGATTGAATACGATTTGGTTCCGGTGGGTCATTGTTTGGATACCCAAAATTTGGCGTTAAGAAATGCCCCCCACTGGGCCGAATCTAAAATAAGTTCTTTACGGCAACAATTACGGGCGATCGTCGAAGATTCCCAACGATTTGAACGGGCGCAAAAGGCACGCAATCGGGCGTTACAGTTTTCTTGGTCGGCGGCGGCGCAAAGGTTGGAAAGTTTAGTTAAGGAAAGGTTATAA
- a CDS encoding chloride channel protein, whose amino-acid sequence MWRWGYYSLVKDWNRAIASILKPKRLAILEACAIGLISGIAAVLLMQGVGSLGTWRVGLSRTFAISIYLPILGIVGGFLAGWLVERWAPETTGSGIPQVKAAFAGLNFPLDWRVAIVKLFGTILTVGSGLTLGRQGPTVQIGAALAAQLSRWLPTSPDYRKQLIAAGAAAGLAAGFNTPIAGVLFAVEELLQDISGFSLGPALIASFIGAAVSRILGGRGLDLGLPLSASQTSFSAQEIPFYLFLGILAGAFGTLFSRGIVEAVKFNRRFLSLPLPWRVALAGAICSTVVAHLPPLFRSNTGLREFLLAGQADASVTAIAFVAHFLLTLIAAGSGAPGGLFAPCLVLGSALGYLVGLWQASLLGVGLPTTYALTGMGAFFCAVCKAPITAVVMIFEITMDFNLVLPLMVGSVVAYSVSETLAKGSLYDWLLKLKGVELKKDKPGDSPLGGLTAGQVMQHRVETLSSDMSLEETMQAFARSHHRGFPVVEGKKLVGIITQRDLVEIRKRDPDPTTPLRDIMTVTPVTVSTEESLSEVLYELDRYQLSRLPVIERGKLVGIITRSDIIRAESAHLTGKHVETRHPDPSYVVYQTRGPATGAGRLLVPLGNPATAPALLQLAAAIARDLNYEIECLRAIPVSRHCAPHESRVEVTASRRLLQHAQRLARRWDIPIHTQIRVTHDVSDAILETIEERHIDLLLMGWKGRTSSPARIFGDIVDTAIRQAPCDVVMVKWGVELKKELEYRQAEPLEVTTRFNLRLNRWLVPIRGSESAIATIHLLPSLVAIADRPEVYLCQILSPDLRSLDRKILSRARGILAKKVNYPVFSAHRRGNSVPEVTIDLAQQKQCDAIVVGASREGLLKQALEGNIPEAIARQSKSTVFLVRSAIANSQFRAIEGR is encoded by the coding sequence ATGTGGCGTTGGGGGTATTATTCTCTCGTAAAAGACTGGAATCGGGCGATCGCCTCGATTCTCAAACCCAAACGCCTAGCGATTCTCGAAGCTTGCGCGATCGGGTTGATCTCTGGAATTGCGGCAGTATTGCTCATGCAAGGGGTCGGCTCCCTCGGCACCTGGCGGGTCGGTTTGTCGCGGACCTTTGCGATCTCGATCTACTTACCGATTCTCGGAATAGTCGGCGGGTTTCTCGCCGGGTGGCTGGTGGAACGGTGGGCGCCGGAAACCACGGGAAGTGGCATTCCCCAGGTGAAAGCCGCATTTGCCGGACTCAACTTTCCCCTGGATTGGCGGGTGGCGATCGTCAAATTATTCGGCACGATCCTCACCGTCGGTTCCGGACTCACCCTCGGTCGCCAAGGGCCTACGGTTCAAATCGGCGCCGCCCTCGCCGCTCAACTCAGTCGCTGGCTTCCCACTTCCCCAGACTACCGCAAACAACTGATCGCGGCAGGCGCCGCCGCCGGATTGGCTGCCGGATTTAACACCCCGATCGCCGGAGTGCTGTTCGCCGTCGAAGAACTCCTACAAGACATTTCCGGCTTCAGCCTCGGTCCGGCTCTCATTGCCTCCTTCATCGGCGCCGCAGTCTCGCGAATTCTCGGCGGTCGCGGTTTAGACCTCGGCTTGCCCCTGAGTGCGTCCCAAACGAGCTTCTCCGCCCAAGAAATCCCCTTTTATCTCTTCCTCGGCATTCTCGCCGGAGCCTTCGGCACCCTGTTCAGTCGCGGTATTGTCGAAGCGGTCAAATTCAATCGCCGCTTTCTGAGCCTTCCCTTACCGTGGCGAGTGGCTCTCGCCGGAGCGATCTGCTCCACCGTCGTCGCCCATTTGCCCCCCCTATTCCGCAGCAATACGGGGTTGCGGGAATTTCTGCTCGCCGGACAAGCGGATGCCTCGGTGACGGCGATCGCCTTTGTCGCACACTTCTTGCTCACCTTAATCGCCGCCGGATCGGGGGCACCCGGGGGCTTATTTGCCCCCTGTCTGGTCCTCGGTTCGGCATTGGGTTACCTAGTCGGCTTGTGGCAGGCGAGTTTATTAGGGGTAGGGTTGCCGACCACCTACGCCCTCACCGGAATGGGGGCGTTTTTCTGTGCCGTGTGTAAAGCGCCGATTACGGCGGTGGTGATGATTTTCGAGATTACGATGGATTTTAATCTCGTGCTGCCGTTGATGGTCGGCTCCGTGGTCGCTTACTCGGTCTCCGAAACCCTGGCGAAAGGATCCCTTTACGATTGGTTGTTGAAACTCAAAGGGGTGGAACTGAAAAAAGACAAACCGGGAGACAGTCCCCTCGGCGGCTTGACGGCGGGCCAGGTGATGCAGCATCGCGTCGAAACCCTCAGCAGCGACATGTCTTTAGAAGAGACGATGCAGGCGTTCGCGCGATCGCATCATCGCGGGTTCCCGGTGGTGGAAGGTAAAAAACTCGTCGGCATTATTACCCAAAGGGATTTGGTGGAGATCCGAAAAAGGGATCCCGACCCGACGACTCCCCTGCGCGACATCATGACTGTGACCCCGGTGACGGTTTCGACAGAAGAATCCTTGAGCGAGGTTCTCTACGAACTCGATCGCTACCAACTCAGTCGCCTCCCGGTGATCGAACGGGGTAAATTGGTCGGGATTATTACCCGCAGCGACATCATTCGCGCGGAAAGCGCCCATTTGACGGGCAAACACGTCGAAACCCGCCATCCGGATCCGTCTTACGTGGTCTATCAGACGCGCGGCCCGGCGACGGGGGCCGGACGGTTGTTAGTACCGTTGGGGAATCCGGCGACCGCTCCGGCGTTGCTACAATTGGCGGCGGCGATCGCCCGCGATCTCAACTACGAAATTGAATGTTTACGCGCCATCCCCGTTTCCCGACATTGCGCCCCCCACGAAAGCCGGGTCGAAGTTACCGCCAGTCGTCGCCTGCTGCAACACGCCCAACGGTTGGCACGGCGCTGGGACATCCCGATTCATACCCAAATCCGGGTCACTCACGACGTGTCTGATGCGATTCTCGAAACGATTGAAGAGCGCCACATCGATTTATTGTTGATGGGGTGGAAAGGGCGCACCTCTTCCCCGGCGCGCATTTTTGGCGATATTGTCGATACGGCGATCCGTCAGGCGCCTTGTGATGTGGTGATGGTTAAATGGGGGGTAGAACTGAAAAAAGAGCTCGAATATCGCCAAGCGGAACCGCTAGAGGTGACTACCCGGTTTAATTTGCGCTTAAATCGCTGGTTGGTGCCGATTCGTGGCAGCGAAAGCGCGATCGCGACGATTCACTTGTTACCGTCGTTGGTGGCGATCGCCGATCGCCCCGAAGTGTATTTATGTCAGATCTTGTCTCCCGATCTGCGATCGCTCGATCGCAAAATCTTGAGTCGAGCCCGGGGTATTCTGGCAAAAAAAGTCAATTATCCGGTGTTTTCCGCCCACCGACGCGGTAATTCGGTTCCCGAGGTCACTATCGACTTAGCCCAGCAGAAACAGTGCGATGCGATCGTCGTCGGCGCCAGTCGCGAAGGGTTGTTAAAACAAGCCCTTGAAGGCAATATTCCCGAGGCGATCGCCCGTCAGAGCAAATCCACGGTGTTTTTGGTGCGTAGCGCGATCGCCAATTCACAATTTCGGGCGATCGAGGGAAGATAG
- a CDS encoding TldD/PmbA family protein: MGSENLQLEQLAQQLLDLARRSGAEAAEVLQSRSHSRPVFFEANRLKQLESTQSEGTALRVWRNGRPGLAVAYGPVDPQSLVDKALALGELNEPETIELAHPQACLYPDIGEAVAVEQLVEWGRMAIALIREAYPEILCTAEWDCEVETTRLMNSNGLECAYTDTTLSCYLSAEWVRGDDFLSVSDGQTQRGKLDPVSVVNQILQRLEWSRDNVAPPIGRVPILFTAKAADMLWGALQAALNGKRVLERASPWSDRLGQVVTSPSLTICQDPTAGPFSCPFDDEGTPTRPITFVREGILQNFYSDRVTGNRLGTGTTGNGFRPSLGSYPTPGLFNFLIQPGRTSFEESIASISRGAIVDQILGSGAGISGDFSINVDLGYRVENGQVVGRIKDTMVAGNVYAALKQLVTICSDAEWNGSCYTPSLIVEGLSVTGKQG; encoded by the coding sequence ATGGGATCTGAAAATTTACAACTCGAACAACTGGCACAACAGTTATTGGATTTGGCTCGTCGATCCGGTGCCGAAGCTGCCGAAGTCCTCCAGTCGCGATCGCATTCTCGACCCGTCTTTTTTGAAGCGAATCGACTCAAACAACTCGAAAGTACCCAATCGGAAGGGACGGCCCTGCGAGTATGGAGAAATGGCAGACCGGGATTGGCGGTGGCTTACGGCCCAGTAGACCCGCAAAGTTTGGTCGATAAAGCCTTGGCGTTGGGGGAGTTGAACGAACCGGAAACGATCGAGTTAGCTCATCCTCAAGCCTGTCTCTATCCGGATATCGGCGAAGCGGTTGCCGTGGAACAGTTGGTGGAATGGGGCCGGATGGCGATCGCCTTGATTCGCGAGGCGTATCCGGAAATTCTCTGTACGGCGGAATGGGATTGCGAGGTGGAAACCACCCGCTTGATGAATTCCAACGGTTTGGAATGCGCCTATACGGATACGACGTTAAGCTGTTATCTGTCGGCGGAATGGGTACGCGGTGACGATTTTCTCAGCGTCTCCGACGGACAAACCCAACGGGGAAAATTGGATCCGGTTTCGGTGGTCAACCAAATTTTGCAACGGTTGGAATGGAGTCGGGACAACGTGGCGCCGCCGATCGGACGAGTACCGATTTTGTTTACGGCGAAGGCGGCGGACATGCTGTGGGGGGCGTTACAGGCGGCGCTCAATGGCAAACGGGTTTTAGAACGGGCTTCGCCGTGGAGCGATCGCCTCGGACAGGTGGTGACCTCTCCCTCCCTGACGATTTGTCAAGATCCGACGGCGGGACCGTTTAGCTGTCCGTTCGACGATGAAGGGACGCCGACCCGACCGATTACGTTTGTTCGAGAGGGAATTTTACAGAATTTCTACAGCGATCGCGTCACCGGAAATCGCTTGGGAACGGGAACCACGGGGAACGGGTTTCGCCCCAGTTTGGGGAGTTATCCGACGCCGGGATTGTTTAATTTCCTCATCCAACCCGGTCGGACTTCGTTCGAGGAGTCGATCGCCAGTATCTCCCGAGGGGCGATCGTCGATCAAATTCTAGGTTCGGGCGCCGGAATTTCCGGAGATTTCTCCATTAATGTCGATCTTGGCTATCGGGTCGAGAACGGTCAAGTCGTCGGTCGCATTAAAGATACGATGGTGGCGGGCAATGTATACGCCGCCCTCAAGCAACTGGTGACGATCTGTTCCGATGCGGAGTGGAATGGTTCTTGTTATACGCCGTCGTTAATCGTGGAGGGCTTATCGGTGACCGGGAAGCAGGGGTGA
- a CDS encoding Tab2/Atab2 family RNA-binding protein — protein MGKTWELDFYSKPILDENGKKLWEVLICESLCQPCSPETTGFRYSKYYPSTEVNSIALGQAIEEAIAEAGEPPTQIRFFRRQMNNMITKACKDLGMASKPSRRTLTLLSWLEERSQQVYPHEPGYDEAAAKSTSVKMESLPPQRLPDALIGQKWAFVSLEAEAFADFNEWEIGFGEAFPILGDKSLVPDLSPNSSIPGLIIFSSRALPMAAWISGIELAFLRFDGKEQPRLILETGPNESWILANINDRKTQKEAEGFEAAKTKASGVHFLAVQSDPNSESFAGFWLLREVELA, from the coding sequence ATGGGCAAAACGTGGGAACTGGATTTTTATTCAAAACCGATTCTTGACGAAAACGGAAAGAAACTATGGGAAGTGCTCATCTGCGAGAGTCTGTGTCAGCCTTGCTCTCCTGAAACGACGGGATTTCGCTACAGCAAATATTATCCGAGTACGGAAGTCAATTCGATCGCCCTCGGTCAAGCCATTGAGGAGGCGATCGCCGAAGCGGGAGAACCGCCGACCCAAATCCGCTTTTTCCGGCGACAGATGAATAACATGATTACGAAAGCGTGCAAGGATTTGGGCATGGCGTCAAAACCGAGTCGCCGGACTCTAACCTTACTGTCTTGGTTGGAGGAGCGATCGCAGCAGGTCTACCCCCACGAACCGGGTTACGACGAAGCGGCGGCTAAAAGCACCTCGGTCAAAATGGAGTCCCTACCGCCGCAACGGCTTCCCGACGCGCTCATCGGTCAAAAATGGGCGTTTGTCTCCTTGGAAGCGGAGGCATTTGCCGACTTTAACGAGTGGGAGATCGGCTTTGGCGAAGCGTTTCCGATCCTCGGGGACAAAAGTTTGGTGCCGGATCTCTCCCCCAACAGCTCAATTCCCGGTTTAATTATCTTTTCTTCCCGAGCCCTACCGATGGCGGCGTGGATTTCCGGGATCGAGTTGGCGTTTCTGCGCTTTGACGGGAAGGAACAACCGCGTTTGATCTTGGAAACCGGACCGAATGAAAGCTGGATTTTAGCCAATATTAACGATCGCAAAACCCAGAAGGAAGCGGAAGGGTTTGAAGCGGCGAAAACGAAAGCCAGTGGGGTTCACTTTTTAGCCGTTCAGTCCGATCCGAACTCGGAATCGTTTGCGGGATTTTGGCTATTACGCGAAGTCGAATTAGCGTAA
- the hisB gene encoding imidazoleglycerol-phosphate dehydratase HisB yields the protein MQTSDRSRSATENAVVNGVQQALVRRASVRRTTGETDVEVSVDLDGSGRCTAQTGIPFLDHMLHQISSHGLIDLDVKATGDLEIDDHHTNEDVGITLGQALAKALGDRKGIVRFGHFIAPLDEALIQVSLDFSGRPHLSYGLEIPTERVGTYDTQLVREFFVAIVNHTQMTLHVRQLDGINSHHIIEATFKAFAKAIRMAVEIDPRRASEIPSSKGVL from the coding sequence ATGCAAACGAGCGATCGTAGCCGCAGTGCGACCGAGAACGCGGTAGTCAATGGGGTGCAGCAAGCTTTAGTGCGGCGGGCTTCCGTGCGCCGAACGACGGGGGAGACTGATGTTGAGGTGAGTGTAGACCTCGACGGGTCCGGTCGGTGTACGGCTCAAACGGGAATTCCGTTTCTCGATCACATGCTGCACCAGATTTCCTCCCACGGTCTGATCGATCTCGACGTTAAGGCGACTGGGGATTTGGAAATTGACGACCACCACACTAATGAAGATGTGGGAATTACCCTCGGTCAGGCGCTGGCGAAGGCGTTGGGCGATCGCAAGGGCATCGTTCGCTTCGGTCATTTTATCGCTCCCCTGGACGAAGCCTTGATTCAAGTCTCCCTCGATTTTTCCGGGCGACCTCATTTGAGTTACGGTTTAGAGATTCCTACGGAGCGCGTCGGAACTTACGATACCCAATTGGTGCGCGAGTTTTTCGTGGCGATCGTCAATCACACCCAAATGACGTTACACGTGCGCCAACTCGACGGGATCAACTCCCATCACATCATCGAAGCGACCTTTAAAGCCTTTGCGAAAGCGATCCGCATGGCGGTAGAAATCGACCCGCGACGGGCGAGCGAAATTCCGAGTTCTAAAGGCGTTTTGTAA
- the fabI gene encoding enoyl-ACP reductase FabI: MLDLTGKNALVTGIANNRSIAWGIAQKLHEAGANLGVTYLPDDKGKIERKVGELVEPLNPSLFVPCNVQDDSQIESTFATVQEKWGKLDILIHCLAFAGKDELTGDFSNTSREGFARALDISSYSLVAMSKAAKPLMTEGGSIVTLSYLGGVRVVPNYNVMGIAKAALEMNVRYLAAELGSQNVRVNAISAGPIRTLASSAVGGIRDMIHHVEEVAPLKRSVTQEEVGGAAAFLCSDLSSGITGQVLYVDSGYCIMGM; the protein is encoded by the coding sequence ATGCTTGATTTAACCGGAAAAAATGCCCTCGTCACTGGTATCGCCAACAATCGCTCCATCGCTTGGGGCATTGCCCAAAAACTACACGAAGCAGGAGCCAATCTCGGCGTCACCTATCTCCCCGACGACAAAGGCAAAATAGAGCGTAAAGTCGGCGAACTCGTCGAACCCCTCAATCCCAGCTTGTTCGTCCCCTGTAACGTCCAAGACGACAGCCAGATCGAATCGACCTTTGCAACTGTTCAAGAAAAATGGGGCAAACTCGACATCCTCATCCACTGTCTCGCCTTTGCGGGAAAAGACGAACTGACCGGGGATTTTAGCAACACCTCCCGGGAAGGTTTCGCCCGGGCTTTAGATATCAGTTCCTATTCTTTAGTCGCCATGTCCAAAGCTGCCAAACCCTTAATGACCGAAGGCGGCAGCATCGTCACCCTCAGTTACTTGGGCGGAGTACGCGTCGTTCCCAACTACAACGTCATGGGGATTGCCAAAGCGGCTTTAGAAATGAACGTGCGCTATCTCGCCGCCGAACTCGGTTCCCAAAATGTCCGCGTCAACGCCATTTCTGCCGGACCGATCCGCACTTTAGCCTCTTCCGCCGTGGGAGGAATTCGCGACATGATCCACCACGTCGAAGAGGTGGCGCCTTTAAAACGCAGTGTCACTCAAGAAGAGGTCGGGGGTGCGGCGGCTTTCTTGTGTAGCGACCTGTCCAGTGGGATTACGGGACAAGTGCTGTATGTAGATTCGGGCTATTGCATTATGGGGATGTAG